GTAAACCATGTGGATTTAGCTCTTTGGGCGGATGATATCATCATTGCTCCAGCATCTGCTAATACCATTGCTAAAATGGCACATGGGCTTTCCGACAATTTATTGATGGCAGTGTACTTATCTGCTAAATGTACTGTTTGTGTTGCTCCTGCAATGGACTTAGACATGTATAAACATCCTTCTACAAAAGAAAATTTTAAAAAATTGGCTGCTTTTGGGGTTAAAGTGATTCCTCCTGGAACTGGCGAATTAGCAAGTGGTTTACTTGGCGAAGGACGCATGGCAGAACCAGAAGATATTATTCGTTTTATAGACGAACAGAAATTGCTTTTACATAAAAAAAAAGTATTGGTAACAGCTGGTCCCACTTATGAAGCCATTGATCCTGTTAGGTTCATAGGTAATCATTCGTCTGGAAAAATGGGCTTTGCCATTGCAGAGGAATTTGCAAAAAATGGAGCGGATGTTACCTTGGTTACTGGTCCGGTTGCCTTGCAGCAGCAACATCCAACTATTAAGCGGATAGATGTTACATCCGCCGACGAAATGTTTAAAGCCTGTACAACAAATTTTAAAAATAAAGACATTGTTGTAATGGCGGCTGCGGTGGCGGATTATAAACCGCTTGTTGTTGCGAAACAGAAAATAAAAAAAGCATCCGAAACCTTTACTATTCCATTAAGTAGAAACAAGGATATTTTGATGGAACTCGGTAAAATGAAATCGAATAAACAAATTTTAGTTGGCTTTGCGCTCGAAACAGAAAACGAGCTTGCCAATGCCAAGGAGAAAATGAAGAAAAAGAATTTAGACATCATCGTGCTCAATTCCTTGCAGGATAAAGGAGCCGGATTTAAAAACGATACAAATAAAATAACGCTGATAGACAAATATAATAAAACGACTACTTTTGAGTTAAAATCCAAAACAGAAGTAGCCAAAGACATTGTTCAAAAAATTATTTTTTTACAGGCACACAACCATGCGTAAGTTATTAAGTATTATTTTAGTTATTCTCAGTTCTATTTCAATTGTTTCTGCTCAGGAATTAAATTGTCAAGTATCTGTTGTATCGCCTGCCATATCTGTATCTGCTACCAAATTGGTGCTGCAAACCCTGCAAACTTCTATCTTCGACTTTATGAACAATACGCGTTTTACCAACGATGTTTTTAAAAACGACGAACGTATTGAATGCAGTATCCTTATTAATGTTACGCAACAGGTTTCTACCGACCAATTTCAGGCAACCATTCAAATACAATCGCGGCGACCTGTTTACAAAAGCTCATACAATTCGACTATGATTAACTTCATTGATCAGGATTTTGAATTCTCATACCTGCAATATCAACCGATGGAATTTGTTAAAACAACAGTGAATCCCAACTTGATGTCCGTTTTGGCTTTTTATGCTTATACTATTATCGGAATGGATTACGATTCGTATTCTTTGAATGGTGGTTCGCCTTATTTTCAACAAGCACAAACCATTGTAAACAATATGCAAAACGCTGCTGAAAAAGGCTGGAAGCCTTATGAAAGCGACCGGAACCGCTATTGGCTCATCGAAAACATTTTGGATCCTTATTTTAAGCCTTTGCGGGAATGTATTTATCGCTACCATCGCCTTGGCTTGGATATTATGTCGGATAACAAAGATGCCGGTAGAGCTGTCATCCTACAAAGTTTGCAGTTATTGCAAAAAGTTAACAATGATAAGCCTGGTTCTTTCGGTTTGCAATTTTTCTTCAATGCCAAATCCGATGAAATTGTCAATATATTTAAACAAGCTTATCCCGAAGAAAAAACGAAAGTCGTCAGCGTCCTCACGGAAGTAGATCCCGCCAATTCCAATAAATACGACACCATTACGGGGACACAGTAAAAAGAACTGTCCAAAAATTAATTTTTCGAAGCTCTTGTTTCAATTAACAAAATTTAATTTTTACTCGCCTAAATTATTTTTGAAGAAAGCCATACTCATTGCCCACGTTTCGGAAGCTGCATGTTTGTTATAACTTGCGCGGTCGTCGCAATTAAAACCGTGATCGACATTAGAAATCACTACATTGGTATACGGTTTCTCCGCAGCTTTTACAGCATTGATTACAATGTCTATCTGTTCAGCAGAAATGTGTTTATCCAAACCTCCCCAAAAGAATAAATGAGGCGCATGTAAATCTTTCGCTTTATCCGCATAATCGGATGTTTTTCCTCCGTAAAAGGAAACAGCCGCAGCAAGCGGTAACACAGCGTTTGCCAAGAAGGAAACTCTGCCTCCCAAACAAAAACCAATACTTCCTATTTTCGCGTGTTTTACATTGGGTTGTTTTTGTAACCAATCGTACGCGGCTTTCATATCAGCCGACATCCCCTCTACGCTCATCGCTTGAAAATGGGGCATAATAGATGTCATATCTCCATAACTGGCTTCAAAGCCGGGCGCGGCACTGCGGTGGAATAATTCTGGCGCAATAGCCACATATCCTTCTTTCGCGATGCGATCTGCAATGCTACGAATGTGTGCAGTTATTCCGAAAGCTTCCTGTAAAACAAGCATCGCCGGAAACGGACCTTTGCCTTCGGGCATCGAAACGTAAGCTTGCATACTTGTACCATCGCTTACTTGTAAACTTATTTTTTGTGTAGCCATTTCTTTGAATTGGTATTGATAGTA
This genomic stretch from Bacteroidia bacterium harbors:
- the coaBC gene encoding bifunctional phosphopantothenoylcysteine decarboxylase/phosphopantothenate--cysteine ligase CoaBC, which translates into the protein MLYGRNILVGISGSIAAYKSAFLIRLLVKAGANVKVIMTPAAKDFITPLTLSTLSKNTVYSEFSKPDGSWVNHVDLALWADDIIIAPASANTIAKMAHGLSDNLLMAVYLSAKCTVCVAPAMDLDMYKHPSTKENFKKLAAFGVKVIPPGTGELASGLLGEGRMAEPEDIIRFIDEQKLLLHKKKVLVTAGPTYEAIDPVRFIGNHSSGKMGFAIAEEFAKNGADVTLVTGPVALQQQHPTIKRIDVTSADEMFKACTTNFKNKDIVVMAAAVADYKPLVVAKQKIKKASETFTIPLSRNKDILMELGKMKSNKQILVGFALETENELANAKEKMKKKNLDIIVLNSLQDKGAGFKNDTNKITLIDKYNKTTTFELKSKTEVAKDIVQKIIFLQAHNHA
- a CDS encoding dienelactone hydrolase family protein, which produces MATQKISLQVSDGTSMQAYVSMPEGKGPFPAMLVLQEAFGITAHIRSIADRIAKEGYVAIAPELFHRSAAPGFEASYGDMTSIMPHFQAMSVEGMSADMKAAYDWLQKQPNVKHAKIGSIGFCLGGRVSFLANAVLPLAAAVSFYGGKTSDYADKAKDLHAPHLFFWGGLDKHISAEQIDIVINAVKAAEKPYTNVVISNVDHGFNCDDRASYNKHAASETWAMSMAFFKNNLGE
- a CDS encoding DUF4835 family protein, which produces MRKLLSIILVILSSISIVSAQELNCQVSVVSPAISVSATKLVLQTLQTSIFDFMNNTRFTNDVFKNDERIECSILINVTQQVSTDQFQATIQIQSRRPVYKSSYNSTMINFIDQDFEFSYLQYQPMEFVKTTVNPNLMSVLAFYAYTIIGMDYDSYSLNGGSPYFQQAQTIVNNMQNAAEKGWKPYESDRNRYWLIENILDPYFKPLRECIYRYHRLGLDIMSDNKDAGRAVILQSLQLLQKVNNDKPGSFGLQFFFNAKSDEIVNIFKQAYPEEKTKVVSVLTEVDPANSNKYDTITGTQ